Proteins encoded by one window of Cannabis sativa cultivar Pink pepper isolate KNU-18-1 chromosome 4, ASM2916894v1, whole genome shotgun sequence:
- the LOC115714440 gene encoding elongation of fatty acids protein 3-like, which yields MAGKTAMTMMITFWLSEHPSIVGFRWSHTQSWGSTWSFLFTSIAFYLTLSLLLHLFLTLIHNRPISLGPIPAVHSLTMALISATIFAGILLSAAAEIRDTRWSWRRSKRTPLEWLLCFPLGTRPSGRVFFWSYMYYLSRFLHMLRTLFSIVRRRKLSFFQLLNNSILTFMAFLWLEFSQSFQVLAILSTTLVYAAVYGYRFWTDVGLRGACFPFVANCQIALLGCNVACHVGVLLLHFMKGGCNGIGAWVLNAVLNAVILLLFVNFYVKMYLEKRKKTTSSSVMMEIVGPCGPGPGPVGLVRREPVALSYSGLGTVHEVSNKEL from the coding sequence ATGGCGGGGAAGACGGCGATGACGATGATGATCACTTTTTGGCTTTCGGAGCATCCATCAATAGTCGGGTTCCGTTGGAGTCACACCCAATCATGGGGCTCCACGTGGTCATTTCTCTTTACCTCCATCGCCTTCTACCTCACCTTATCACTCCTTCTCCATCTCTTCCTAACCCTCATACACAACCGTCCGATTTCCCTAGGACCAATCCCAGCCGTCCACAGTCTAACCATGGCTTTAATCTCCGCAACAATATTCGCCGGAATCCTACTCTCCGCCGCCGCCGAGATCCGCGATACGCGATGGTCTTGGAGACGATCCAAACGAACGCCACTCGAATGGCTCCTCTGTTTTCCTCTCGGAACCCGTCCTTCGGGTCGGGTCTTCTTCTGGTCTTACATGTATTACCTCTCTCGATTCCTCCACATGCTTCGAACGCTATTCTCGATTGTACGGCGTCGTAAGCTCTCCTTCTTCCAACTCCTCAACAACTCAATCCTCACTTTCATGGCTTTTCTCTGGCTCGAATTCTCCCAATCGTTTCAGGTCCTGGCAATACTATCGACCACGCTCGTCTATGCCGCCGTGTACGGTTATCGGTTCTGGACCGACGTAGGGTTACGTGGCGCGTGCTTCCCCTTCGTCGCCAACTGCCAGATCGCTTTGCTCGGCTGCAACGTCGCCTGCCACGTCGGCGTATTGCTATTGCATTTCATGAAAGGCGGCTGTAACGGAATCGGCGCGTGGGTTTTAAACGCGGTCCTCAACGCCGTCATACTTCTTCTGTTCGTGAACTTTTATGTGAAAATGTATTTGGAAAAGCGGAAGAAGACGACGTCGTCGTCTGTGATGATGGAGATTGTTGGGCCTTGTGGGCCTGGGCCTGGCCCAGTCGGTTTAGTTAGACGCGAGCCCGTGGCTCTGTCCTATTCGGGTTTGGGTACAGTTCATGAAGTAAGCAATAAGGAGCTGTGA